Proteins encoded together in one Peribacillus asahii window:
- a CDS encoding phosphatase PAP2 family protein, whose protein sequence is MNNKFQLSWIFILSIVFLIGFSMMALLFSQNEVTAFDRAIIAFVQGLESPYLTAVMKFFTFIGSFKAIIVISLFTMALLYAVLKHRIELILFIAVLVGTPILNRLLKEFFQRARPDLHRLIEIGGYSFPSGHAMNAASMYGILAFLLWRHIPTRWGRSLLIIFSMAMIVTIGISRIYLGVHYPSDIIAGYLASGCWLAITIAVFQRYQEKRSSFRIDRNSA, encoded by the coding sequence GTGAATAATAAATTTCAATTATCGTGGATTTTTATTTTAAGCATTGTATTCTTGATTGGATTTAGTATGATGGCATTGTTATTTAGTCAAAATGAAGTTACGGCATTTGATCGTGCAATCATTGCCTTTGTTCAAGGGCTGGAATCGCCATATTTAACAGCGGTTATGAAATTTTTTACGTTTATTGGATCATTCAAGGCAATTATTGTTATTTCTCTGTTCACGATGGCACTTTTATATGCAGTATTGAAGCATCGAATAGAGCTTATTTTATTTATTGCCGTGCTTGTTGGTACGCCTATTTTAAACCGTCTCTTAAAAGAGTTTTTTCAACGAGCCCGCCCGGATTTGCATCGGTTGATTGAAATTGGAGGATACAGCTTTCCGAGTGGACATGCGATGAATGCGGCGTCTATGTATGGGATTCTTGCTTTTTTACTATGGCGTCATATTCCTACTAGATGGGGACGAAGCTTGTTGATTATCTTTAGCATGGCCATGATTGTTACGATTGGAATCAGTCGAATCTATCTAGGTGTGCATTATCCTAGTGATATTATCGCTGGATACTTGGCGAGCGGATGCTGGCTTGCGATTACAATCGCCGTTTTTCAAAGATACCAAGAAAAGAGGAGTTCTTTTAGAATTGACCGGAATTCGGCGTGA
- a CDS encoding DUF1836 domain-containing protein encodes MKNIQDILNQLELESHISLNDIPEIDLYMDQVIQLFENKFNGSKRNEEEKVLTKTMVNNYAKGKLFFSIKNKKYSKEHLILISLIYQLKGALSINDIKELLEGLNRKVVEEEFRLDEFYNSVLTVNTKNVENFYEEIKEHIQDVKEEMQALEDSDRSYLEQVLLIASLVQMSNVYRRTAEKLVDEIIGGKEVK; translated from the coding sequence ATGAAAAACATACAGGATATTTTAAATCAGCTAGAATTGGAAAGTCATATTTCTTTAAATGACATTCCAGAAATTGATTTATATATGGACCAAGTGATTCAATTATTTGAGAATAAATTTAATGGGTCAAAAAGAAATGAAGAAGAAAAAGTTCTGACAAAAACAATGGTTAACAACTATGCAAAAGGGAAATTGTTTTTTTCAATTAAAAATAAAAAGTATTCTAAAGAGCATCTGATTTTAATCAGTCTTATTTATCAATTGAAAGGAGCTCTATCTATTAATGATATTAAAGAGCTGCTTGAAGGCTTAAATCGGAAGGTTGTGGAGGAAGAGTTCCGGTTAGATGAATTTTATAATAGTGTTCTTACTGTGAATACGAAAAATGTTGAGAATTTTTATGAAGAGATAAAGGAGCATATCCAGGATGTAAAAGAGGAAATGCAAGCTCTAGAAGATAGTGATCGTTCCTATTTGGAGCAGGTTTTATTGATTGCTTCACTTGTTCAGATGAGCAATGTATATCGAAGAACGGCAGAAAAATTAGTTGATGAAATTATTGGAGGAAAAGAAGTTAAGTAA